In Phragmites australis chromosome 16, lpPhrAust1.1, whole genome shotgun sequence, one DNA window encodes the following:
- the LOC133895944 gene encoding fasciclin-like arabinogalactan protein 1 produces the protein MHRFPLAAALLFFLPLAAAAGGKASPAAAKAKAPAAPPAPLNITAAMAKGSCKAFAALVAASPDALSTFQSAVDGGVTAFCPTDFAVKSFMPSYKNLTADGKASLLLFHAVPVYYSLRSLKSNNGVMNTLATDGAANNYNLTVQNEGDQVTIKTEVSDGAARVKSTVYDKDPVAIYALDTVLEPVELFDPVEAPAPAPVADAPKASKRERRQRHVADAPGPAGDDARPADQRKNSKKNAAPGAPCLRWLAAVAIAVVLA, from the coding sequence ATGCACCGCTTCCCACTCGCCGCCgcgctcctcttcttcctccccctcgccgccgccgccggaggcaaGGCGTCGCCGGCTGCGGCAAAGGCGAAGGCGCCCGCGGCCCCGCCCGCCCCGCTGAACATCACAGCGGCGATGGCGAAGGGCAGCTGCAAGGCGTTCGCGGCCCTGGTCGCGGCGTCGCCGGACGCACTCTCCACCTTCCAGTCGGCCGTGGACGGCGGCGTGACGGCGTTCTGCCCCACCGACTTCGCCGTGAAGTCGTTCATGCCCAGCTACAAGAACCTCACCGccgacggcaaggcgtcgctgCTGTTGTTCCACGCCGTGCCCGTGTACTACTCGTTGCGGAGCCTCAAGTCCAACAACGGCGTCATGAACACCCTCGCCACCGACGGCGCGGCCAACAACTACAACCTCACGGTGCAGAACGAGGGCGACCAGGTGACCATCAAGACGGAGGTCTCCGACGGCGCCGCGCGGGTCAAGTCCACGGTGTACGACAAGGACCCCGTCGCCATCTACGCGTTGGACACAGTGCTTGAGCCGGTGGAGCTGTTCGACCCCGTGGaggcgcccgcgcccgccccgGTGGCCGACGCGCCCAAGGCGTCCAAGAGGGAACGCCGCCAGCGGCACGTGGCGGACGCTCCCGGGCCAGCCGGCGACGACGCGAGACCCGCCGACCAGAGGAAGAACTCCAAGAAGAACGCGGCGCCCGGTGCCCCGTGCCTACGGTGGCTCGCCGCCGTGGCCATAGCCGTCGTCTTGGCTTAG
- the LOC133896498 gene encoding histone H2B.1-like yields the protein MAPKAEKKPAAKKPVEEEPAAEKAEKAPAGKKPKAEKRLPAGKSAGKEGGDKKGRKKAKKSVETYKIYIFKVLKQVHPDIGISSKAMSIMNSFINDIFEKLAAEAAKLARYNKKPTITSREVQTSVRLVLPGELAKHAVSEGTKAVTKFTSA from the coding sequence ATGGCGCCCAAGGCCGAGAAGAAGCCAGCTGCGAAGaagccggtggaggaggagcccgCGGCTGAGAAGGCGGAGAAGGCTCCGGCGGGGAAGAAGCCCAAGGCCGAGAAACGGCTCCCGGCGGGAAAGTCCGCCGGCAAGGAGGGCGGCGACAAGaaggggaggaagaaggcgaagaAGAGTGTGGAGACCTACAAGATCTACATCTTCAAGGTGCTGAAGCAGGTGCACCCGGACATTGGCATCTCCTCTAAGGCCATGTCcatcatgaactccttcatcaACGACATCTTCGAGAAGCTCGCGGCCGAGGCCGCCAAGCTCGCGCGCTACAACAAGAAGCCCACCATCACCTCCCGCGAGGTCCAGACGTCCGTCAGGCTCGTCCTCCCCGGCGAGCTCGCGAAGCACGCCGTCTCCGAGGGCACCAAGGCCGTCACCAAGTTCACCAGCGCTTAG